GTTCGGGAGCCATGTAAGCTGGTGTGCCCAAGACAGAGCCGGCCTGGGTGTTGGGGATGTCGGTAGAGTTGCCGCTACTGCGTTTTGTCTGAACGGAGCCTTCGGAAGATGCACGTATCTCGGGCCGATGAACAGATTCTTTATTGCGTTCCGCGGATGATAGTAGTACTTTTGCCAGTCCCCAGTCCATCACCTGCACTTCACCAAATGCGCCAACCATAATGTTCTGTGGCTTCAAATCGCGGTGAATCACCTTGCGTGCATGGGCATAGGCCATCGTCTGGCAGACCTGTTCAAAGATTTTGAGAAAACGTGATCGCTCACACGATGGATCGCTACGCTCCTTCAGTAATTTTGCAAGTGTCTGTCCTCGTATAAGCTTCATGGTGAAGTAAGGTCGTTGATCTGGAAACTGTCCTAATTCATATACGGGGGTGATGCCAGGGTGTTGTAACTGGCCAGCAATTTGCGCTTCTTCGACAAACCGTTGTAGAAGTTCCGTCTTGCCTGCGTGATTCTGAAGCATCACCTTAACTGCAATCTCGCGTCCCAAATCTTCATCGCGACCACGAAGCACGGCGCCCATGCCACCACGGGCTATTTCTCCTTCGAGTTTATATCTATGTTCTGGGAGTTTTGATGGAGATAATGGCGTTTCTGATGTAGTTGATTGGCCAGCTTCAGGTAACTGTATTTGAGGCAACTGCGGTGTCGTGGCTGCCAACGCTCGTAATATGCTATCTCCAATAGGAAGTGATGAAGAAATATTTGGTATCGAAGCTTTAGATGGGTCAACCATGATTGCCTCAAGCATGCTATTCTGGATTGACAAATTATCGTGACAACTCGCAGGTTGTTGCAATTAGAAATTGTCGCTTTGTAAGTGATTTTGTGATTCTGATAGCACCTGAAATAATTATTTCCCGCTCCCTCCTCCCTTTCCTCCTTCATGCTCTAACTGTCATCCTGCCTTGCAACCATCATTGTGAAGCCAGCACGCACCCGGAGACAGAGCGACGGCAAACAAAAAACTGAAGGATTGCGCAGCCCAGGCTGAAGCATTTGCAGCCGTTTTCCTAGAAATGGATTGGGGGAGGCAGAGGGATCATCAAGAAAGTAAGTTAACTATCAATCTGAACTGGCAATTCGCCTTCTGGCGTAATCGGCATACTCTCCAGTATTTTCAAGTTGTAGATATGTACGCCAATGTGTTTGAGCTTGGTCTATTTCCCCATTTTCATCAAGCAAATCAGCTAGATTGTAGCGATAACTTGAACAGGCTGGATCAATTCCCACTGCTTGCTTCATTGCTGCTACAGCTTGCTCAATGTGCCCTAGTTCGGCCAGAACATTTCCCAGGTTGCTCCAGGCTTCTGCAAACTCTGGATCGATCTCGACAACTTGATGATAACGTTCTGCAGCCCGTTCTTTTTGTCCCAGTTTGTGGTGTACATTGGCAAGGTTGAAACATGTTACAGCATCAGGGCCACCAGTAATGAGTGATTGAAGGTATGCATCGCTGGCTTCCGCGTACTTTTCCTGTTCTTCGAGAGCCAAACCTGTTGTAAACCAATCTTGTGCCGATTTAACAGGGTTGGAAGTCTGAATGATTTTGTTTTCTGGGTGTTCTCCAAAATCGAGCAGTGGTTGCCCATGTGTTTCGGCTAATTGTCCATTCCGAAGTCGAATCATCAAACGACCGTTCAGCTCTAGCAATCCTAACTGTGCTGCAGGGTCACCAGAAGTGAGCCAACCCTTCAATTGTCGTAGGCTTTGACGTATTCGCTCCGGTTTAACACCAGCTGTCGTCAGATTACTTAGTGTCTTTGCCCAGGAAACCTGTTGAAAGTCATAAAAGGAAACGCCATGTTTCGTTTCAACTGGTTCAACTAAACCATGCCGAACCCAGCGAGCAAACTTGTCAGGAGCAATTTTGAGAAAACGAGATATTTGCACACCAGTGTAAAGCTGATGGACAGTTTGAACAAAAGAGTCTAACCCAGAGCGTTTAAGAAACTCTTCCTCAGAGACCGTATCAATTGTTGCTCCCAGCTTTTGCAACCGTTGTACAGTTCTAATCTGAGCGGTGGGTTTGCCTGCAGTGGTCAATAATTCGCTTTCCTGGCCGACCACGACATAATCTGTTTGTTCACTGACTGCCGGAACAACCGTGCCACCACAGGTTTTGACAATCTGCGCGGCTTCAGCGCGGCTCATGGATGCAAGTTTGCCAGCAAATGCAACTTGTCTTCCTTTAAGCCAATCACTGTTAGTCGAGCTATCCATGCTTGTCATTCCTCGATTAACTCCACAAAGGCAGGCGCTCGCAATTCGCCTCCTGCTGTTCTTTCCATGCAAGTGATTTTGCAATAAAGGCCAGGATCAACCCATACACCTTTTATCTTACAAGGGATGATCGGCTTCGCTCTCAGATTACCTCGAAGCCAACGATTTAGCTTCTTCCGAAGTTTCGTATCGAATCCTGTACCTACTTTGCCTACGCATTTTAGCTTCCCATCACTTAAGGATGCAAGGATCAAACTGCGGAAGTCGTCTTTGCCTGATGGAAGAAAGCCAATAATCACGCAGTCAAGAATTTCAGCGCGTTTGATCTTAACCCAGTCGCCAGACCTTTTACCCGGCTGGTATGTGCTGTTGGCGCGCTTGGCAATGAGTCCTTCCAGACCTCGGCTGCACGCTTCAGCGAAAAGTGCTGTTCCATTCTTTCCTTCTATTGATGAGGAAAGCAGCATTCTGCCCTGACCATATTCGTTGACGAGTTCCTTCAGACACTCGCGTCGTTGATACAATGGCTGGTGCAGTAAAGATTGATGGTCTAAATACAGTAAATCGAACACCATGTAGGTTGCAGGTGAAGACCGTGATAGCAGCTTAATCTTGAATGGCGAACGTGACTGCTCACGGGATTGGAGCATCCCAAAGTCAGATTTTCCCTCATGCAATACAACTATTTCACCATCGAGAATAGTGCCGCCAGGAAGGTCTTTGAGAAACGATAACTCTGGATAACGATCTGTCATGTCTAGGCGGCGTCGATTGACGAGTCTTAGCGTCTTGCGTTCACTGAATGCAAGCGTCCGTGTTCCGTCCCACTTTATCTCAAACAGGAAATCTTCGGAATCAAATGGTTTCCCCGATTTGGCCAACATCGGGGAAATAAAAGCGGGAAGTATTTGATCGAATCGTTGCTTCATTAAATGCTACGACGATTTTCTGCGAAGTTCCTTGGTTTTCCCTTTGGTACTTTCAGCCATCTTCCTTGGTGGTTTCGACACAGCCTTTTCGACCTTGCCCCCTGTTGCCTTAGCCACACTTTGCCGGAGCGCATCCATCAAATTGATAACCTGAGTTTCTTCAGGTTGCGGTGTTGAAACTATTTCCTTGCCAGCAACCTTAGCTTCAACAAGCTGAATCAGTTTTTCTGCATAGACATCTTTGTATTTGGTGAAATCAAACTTCTTGTCGGTTGTTGAGCCTATCACTGTTCTCATCAAGTTGGTTTCTTCTTTTGACGTGTCAAGCTTGGGAACTTCATCATCAAAAGTTGAGGTACTGTTAATTTCGTTCGCATAGTTCAAAACTGTCATAGCAATCAGGCGATCCATCGGGCGAAGAAGAACTAACTGCTCTTTCTTATTCAATACAACCTGGGCAATTGCATAGCGTTTTTCGTCTACCATTCCCTTTTGAAGGAGGACATAGGGCTTTTCGCCTATAGGCCCATCGGGAACGAGGTAATAGGTTTTGTCGCTATAGAAAACCGGATCAATAGCATTCTGTGACACAAAGGTCTCTATTTTGATTGCTTTGTCATTCTCGGAACGAAGCTTTTCAAGTTCATCCGTATCGACAATGACGTACTGCCCTTTGGCATACTCATAACCCGAAACTATTTCACTATGAGAAATCTCGTTGTGAATCGGACACCACTTCTTGTATTGAATCCGGCTGTTGCACTCAGCATGCAATTGATTGAACCGTACTTCATTTGTGTCGCTTGAAGTTGCGTTGAATGCTTTAACAGGCAACGAGATTAAACTAAGCTTGAGAAAACCCTTCCAAGTCGAACGAGGTGCCATGCCAGTTCCCCATGATAAGCACCTCCGTGCATCTTTATTATTCCCACTTCATTGTCATTTTTTGTTCAACTGCTTGCAAGGGGTTTCATCGGCTGGTAGGGTGATTTGTCTTAATTGCTCCCCTTATGACCTGCATACTCCGCATGCCTTATTTACTTTGGTAACGTCGAATGGGACTGCAAGAATATCAAAATAAGCGTCATTTTGCCCGTACTCCCGAACCGGCTGGCAAGAAGTCTACTAAGAAAGGCCGAAGTTTTGTCGTGCAGAAGCACGATGCCCGTAACCTGCATTATGATTTCCGGCTGGAGTTGGATGGGGTTCTCAAGAGTTGGGCAGTACCTAAAGGCCCCAGTCTAGACCACAACATCAAACGATTAGCTGTGCAAGTAGAAGATCATCCCATTGAATACGGTTCCTTTGAGGGGATCATTCCCAAGGGTGAGTATGGGGGCGGAACAGTGATGGTATGGGATCGAGGCACCTGGGAGCCACTTGGAGATACTCAGGAAGACTTCAAAACCGGGCGGCTAAAGTTCAAGCTTAACGGTGAGAAACTCCGTGGTAATTGGATGTTGCTGCGTACCAATCGTAGCCAGGGTGAGAGCAGTAAACCTCAATGGCTACTCTTTAAGGAAAGGGACAGTGAATCACAACCGTCTGAGAAAGGTGATGTGCTACTTGAATCATCACGTAGTGTTTTGACAGGACGGAGTCTTGCAGAGATAGCGTCGGAACAAGAAGATGTTTGGTCGTCTAAGTTGGGGAAGGCAACGCAGTCGTCTAACAAGCCAGTGAAAAGGCGCAAGCTGCAAATCCCTAAAGACCTGACGACCAGCATGGAAAAGTATGATACGAAGAATCAGGAATTTGCTGGGGTACGGCTGACCAGCCCAGAGAAGATGTTGTATCCCGAAGATGCCATTTCCAAGCTCGAACTTGCAGCATACTATCAAATGGTCTCCAAGTGGATGCTACCACATTTAACAGATCGCCCCATTGTCTTGGTTCGCTGTCCAGAAGGGCGTCACGAGGAAAGTTTTTATCAGAAACACCCTGCACCGGGATCGCCTGAGTCGCTTCGTCAAATCCCAATAAAAGGCAAAGAGAAAACTGAGAAGTACTTTGTGGTTGCAGATGTAAAAGGACTAATCTCGTTGGCTCAAGTAGCTGCGCTGGAGGTGCATGCCTGGGGTTCACGGTCTGATAAACTTGATTACCCTGACCGGTTGATTTTTGATCTCGATCCTGACACAGAATTGCCTTGGAAAATAGTCATAGAAAGTGCACACCAAGTTCGAGGCTTACTGGAGGAACTAGGTCTGAAAAGCTTTGTAAAGACGACAGGCGGGAAAGGCTTGCATATTGTCATTCCCATTGAACGTCGGCACAACTGGGAAGAAGTCAAATCCTTCTGTCGTCAAGTTGCCCACTTGATAGTCAAATATGATCCCCGTCACTTCATCGCTAATATGTCAAAAGTACAACGTCATGGAAAAATCTATATCGATTACCTGCGAAATGCCCGCGATGCTACTGCTGTAGCTGCCTATTCGCCGCGCGTTCGCTCAAATGCTTCGGTTTCTGTGCCAGTTAGCTGGAAGGAACTGGGCAAGATTCCAAGTTCTAGCCATTACACAATAAGGAATCTGCCAAAACGGTTAGCCAAGCTGAAGCGCGATCCGTGGCAGGAGATAGCACACATTCGCCAGGGACTTGTTAATCCAATCAAGACTCTGGCACTCATACAAAAGAATCGGAACTGAAATGGCTCGACCAAAACGTCAGAAATCGATCAACGTACTGTTCATCGGCAACAGCTTCACTTCCCGCAATGACTTGCCAGGACTGATTGCGCAACTAGCAACTGCAAGTGGCATGTCTATGCAACATAAGCTCATCTTTGCTGGTGGCGCATCGCTTCGTGCACACTGGAACGCAGGTAAAGCCAATCAGGAAATACAAACAGGAAAGTACGATTACGTAGTGCTTCAGGAGCAAAGTACCTTGCCTATTAAGAATGCAGTCAGAATGCACGAGAATATACGTCTCTTCGATGAAGTAATAAAAAGGGCAGGTTCAAAAACAGTCCTCTATATGACTTGGGCACGTCAACATCTTCCTGAAACCCAAAAAGCAATTTCAGAAGCCTATACCAGCATCGGCAAAGAACTGAAATCGATAGTCGTCACAGTTGGAACAGCATGGCAGAGGTTCCAAGCTAAGCACAGTAAACCAGTCTTGCATGACCGTGACAAGAGCCATCCCTCAATGGCTGGGACTTACTTCGCAGCATGTATCTTCTTTGAAGTGTTATTTGGAACATTACCTGTCAGAAGTGATATCGAGGTTACAGGAATCGATACCAAAGATAAAATGTTGCTAGAAAAGGTTGCCAAACATGCAAGACC
This window of the Planctomycetia bacterium genome carries:
- the ligD gene encoding non-homologous end-joining DNA ligase, whose amino-acid sequence is MGLQEYQNKRHFARTPEPAGKKSTKKGRSFVVQKHDARNLHYDFRLELDGVLKSWAVPKGPSLDHNIKRLAVQVEDHPIEYGSFEGIIPKGEYGGGTVMVWDRGTWEPLGDTQEDFKTGRLKFKLNGEKLRGNWMLLRTNRSQGESSKPQWLLFKERDSESQPSEKGDVLLESSRSVLTGRSLAEIASEQEDVWSSKLGKATQSSNKPVKRRKLQIPKDLTTSMEKYDTKNQEFAGVRLTSPEKMLYPEDAISKLELAAYYQMVSKWMLPHLTDRPIVLVRCPEGRHEESFYQKHPAPGSPESLRQIPIKGKEKTEKYFVVADVKGLISLAQVAALEVHAWGSRSDKLDYPDRLIFDLDPDTELPWKIVIESAHQVRGLLEELGLKSFVKTTGGKGLHIVIPIERRHNWEEVKSFCRQVAHLIVKYDPRHFIANMSKVQRHGKIYIDYLRNARDATAVAAYSPRVRSNASVSVPVSWKELGKIPSSSHYTIRNLPKRLAKLKRDPWQEIAHIRQGLVNPIKTLALIQKNRN
- a CDS encoding tetratricopeptide repeat protein, producing MDSSTNSDWLKGRQVAFAGKLASMSRAEAAQIVKTCGGTVVPAVSEQTDYVVVGQESELLTTAGKPTAQIRTVQRLQKLGATIDTVSEEEFLKRSGLDSFVQTVHQLYTGVQISRFLKIAPDKFARWVRHGLVEPVETKHGVSFYDFQQVSWAKTLSNLTTAGVKPERIRQSLRQLKGWLTSGDPAAQLGLLELNGRLMIRLRNGQLAETHGQPLLDFGEHPENKIIQTSNPVKSAQDWFTTGLALEEQEKYAEASDAYLQSLITGGPDAVTCFNLANVHHKLGQKERAAERYHQVVEIDPEFAEAWSNLGNVLAELGHIEQAVAAMKQAVGIDPACSSYRYNLADLLDENGEIDQAQTHWRTYLQLENTGEYADYARRRIASSD
- the ligD gene encoding non-homologous end-joining DNA ligase — its product is MKQRFDQILPAFISPMLAKSGKPFDSEDFLFEIKWDGTRTLAFSERKTLRLVNRRRLDMTDRYPELSFLKDLPGGTILDGEIVVLHEGKSDFGMLQSREQSRSPFKIKLLSRSSPATYMVFDLLYLDHQSLLHQPLYQRRECLKELVNEYGQGRMLLSSSIEGKNGTALFAEACSRGLEGLIAKRANSTYQPGKRSGDWVKIKRAEILDCVIIGFLPSGKDDFRSLILASLSDGKLKCVGKVGTGFDTKLRKKLNRWLRGNLRAKPIIPCKIKGVWVDPGLYCKITCMERTAGGELRAPAFVELIEE
- a CDS encoding Ku protein is translated as MAPRSTWKGFLKLSLISLPVKAFNATSSDTNEVRFNQLHAECNSRIQYKKWCPIHNEISHSEIVSGYEYAKGQYVIVDTDELEKLRSENDKAIKIETFVSQNAIDPVFYSDKTYYLVPDGPIGEKPYVLLQKGMVDEKRYAIAQVVLNKKEQLVLLRPMDRLIAMTVLNYANEINSTSTFDDEVPKLDTSKEETNLMRTVIGSTTDKKFDFTKYKDVYAEKLIQLVEAKVAGKEIVSTPQPEETQVINLMDALRQSVAKATGGKVEKAVSKPPRKMAESTKGKTKELRRKSS